In the Colletotrichum lupini chromosome 1, complete sequence genome, one interval contains:
- a CDS encoding short-chain dehydrogenase/reductase SDR translates to MAPKGLAIIIGAGPTSGAGIARILASPQHGNLAVALLARNPENLQNLATDLRKSSNGILHPFPTDTEPENLRRTFQQIADHADFKDLKLKLAIYHVKNSSRKPFLEETPEAFNDSMSTFTTGGVVFAQEALKLMYAQNGGQTLLSDTEGAKKGTIIFTGTLGAMRTNQQYAAYGASRAAARMVAQAIAKEHSKFGVHVVHAIANGGIIDEENENTKTGKRMRAEDVGELYLWLSQQPSSLWTHELDMRPAQETF, encoded by the coding sequence ATGGCGCCCAAAGGACTCGCAATCATCATCGGTGCAGGGCCTACTTCCGGCGCAGGGATCGCTCGAATTCTAGCCAGCCCCCAACATGGCAACTTGGCAGTTGCGCTACTTGCCAGAAACCCCGAAAACCTCCAGAATCTTGCGACCGATCTACGCAAGTCTTCCAATGGCATACTCCACCCCTTTCCTACAGACACTGAGCCCGAAAACCTCCGGCGGACTTTCCAACAAATCGCAGATCATGCAGACTTCAAAGATCTCAAGCTCAAGCTCGCCATATACCACGTCAAGAACTCGAGCAGGAAGCCATTCCTCGAAGAAACGCCAGAAGCTTTCAATGACAGCATGAGCACCTTCACAACCGGAGGCGTTGTATTTGCGCAAGAAGCGTTGAAGCTTATGTACGCACAGAATGGAGGGCAGACGCTTCTTTCCGATACTGAGGGTGCGAAGAAGGGCACCATCATCTTCACGGGCACTTTGGGAGCCATGCGTACAAATCAGCAGTACGCTGCCTATGGTGCATCTCGAGCAGCCGCGAGGATGGTAGCCCAAGCTATTGCAAAGGAACACAGCAAGTTTGGTGTACACGTGGTTCATGCTATTGCCAATGGCGGAATTATCGATGAAGAGAACGAGAACACCAAGACCGGCAAGCGGATGCGCGCGGAAGATGTTGGAGAGTTGTATCTTTGGTTGTCACAGCAGCCGAGCTCCCTCTGGACGCATGAGTTGGATATGAGGCCGGCACAAGAGACTTTCTAG